GGCTTTGATTGAGTCGGTATCCCAAACCATAGACGGTTTCAATATAGTTAGCAGGCGCTCCCGCAGCTTTCAATTTTTGTCGCAGGGAACGTAAATGCACTTTTACGGTTTCTTCTCCCGGTTGTTCTTCAAAACACCACACTTGGTCGAGGATCGCCGTGCGACTTAAACACCGACCGTTACTGCGCAGGAATAATTCCAATAAGCTATATTCTTTCGGCGTTAGTTGTAGCGTTTTTCCAGTATATTCAACTTTACACGTATTGGGATCGAGTTGCAGCCCCGCCCATTCCAAGGTAGGAGGTAAAATATCGCTATTGCGGCGCAACAAGGCTCGGACTCGTGCCATTAGCTCGGGTAAGTCGAAAGGTTTGACCACATAGTCGTCTGCTCCGACATCTAATCCCATCACTTTATCGCTGCTGGTGTCTCGGGCAGTGAGCATGAGTACGGGGATGGTATAGCCTTGTTGCCGCAGCCGGTGGCAAAATTCGATGCCATTGAGTTTGGGTAGCATGACATCTAAGAGGATGAGATTATAAGGAGTTGATTCAATAAAGCTCCACCCCAACTCGCCATCGTCGGCAATATCGACGGTATAATGGCGATCGCTCAGGGCCTCGGCTAGGGCTTCGGCAATTCGGCGATCGTCTTCGACCAGTAGAATTTTCATCGCAGCATCTCTGGTTAAGATAGGGCAACAACGGCATTGAGGCGATCGCAAACAAAGCTTTTCTCTAAATAGGATAACAATCCTCCCGCTTTCGGTCCCCGCTCTTTGCCTAACAGGCACTGGTAAATAGCTGGAAAAGCAACATTAGGAGGAATCGACAACTCTTTAGTCGTCGAGAAAATCAGGGTTTGCAAGGCTTGGGCATCCCAAGTTTCTAGAGTCGCTAAATTCTCGGAAAGTTTTTGTAAATACGTCTTTTGTTCCGCAGAAAGTTTGCGCGCGCCTTCGGGAATTTCATCCCAATAAATGACCAGCTTTTCTTCTTCGTCGGCATAGTCGCTCAACCACTTGCGCGCCACGGCAATTCTCTCTTGGATAATTTGGCGATCGCGATCCGATAAAGCTGGCATCCGTTTCTCAATTTCCGCTTCAATCTCCAGACCGGGAATTTGCAACAGCGAAATCAACGTACTCAATTCAAAGGGTTGATAGGAGTTTACTTCGCTTTCAATCTGAGAGTAGAGCAAAGCCATTAACTCTTTGGTTGGTTCGGTGTTCTCCTCTGCCTTTTTCCACGCTTCATATTTGCTAATCGAACTATCATAATCGCGGAACAATCGCGTCGTTGTTTCGTAGTTGGGGGCGAAATTAATGACGGTTTTTGGCGGGGTGCGCAACATCAAAAATCGCAATAACTCGGGGGGCAATAACTCGGCCATATCTTTCGCACTGGAACCGACTCCTTTCGAGGAACTCATCTTCGTTCCATTCACCAAAATAAACTCGTAAGGGGAATGGAATGGCGGCTTTTTCTTCAGGACTCGACGATAAATGGCATTAGCGACATCCCGAGATCCGCCTTTCTGGGAATGGTCTTTTCCGGCTAATTCTATGGTGACACCCAAGACATCCCATTTCGCCACCCATTCCACTTTCCAAGGTAGTTTCCCATTCCCGTCGAAGGGCGAAACCCAACCGGAATGACCGCAACCTTCTACCCAGTCTGTGGCATCGGGTTTGCAGGTATAGAAGACGCGATCGCCATCATAATCGGTGACCGACGTGGTGGCAATTTTTCCACAGTTCTCGCAAATGACTTGAAACGGATACCAATTATCCGGCCGTTTAGCTTTACTCACCTGCTCGTAGACTTCGCGAATGGTCTGAGCGTTATTCAGAAACGTATCGATATAAGGATTCAGTTGACCGGTGCGATACAAGTCCCTTAAATAATAGACTTTGGGACGAACTCCGAGATAGTCAAAGACCTCAAGAAACTCTCCCATAAAATACTTGGCATAGTCGCTGGCAGTGTCTTCGGGAGCGGGAACAGTGCAGAGCGGTTGCCCGAGATAGGGGGAAAACTTGTCGCGATCGAGGTAGTGTGGAACGGTATCGAGAGCATCGTAGTCATCGACCCCGTACAAAAACTTAACCGGTTTCTTCCCATGTTGCAGAGCGCGATAAATTACGTCATGGATAACCACGCCGCGCACGGAGCCAACATGAACTCGACCTGATGGCGTTTTCGAGTCATTGACAACTTGTTCTCCTTGTGCATCCTTCGCAATTTTATCAGCCCAGAACATGACGTTTTTTTCTTAATGAACGATCTTTTATTTTGACATACTCTGTGTCTTCAGATTGCAGTTGAACCCTAAGCTGAACCTGAGATTACTCGATATTATCGGGATCGACTCCTAATTCTCGCAGGCGATCGCGCAACTTCTCTACTGTATCTTGCGCCCCCCGCTCCTTCTCCAGGCGTTCGCGATCGCAGTCAGTTGGAAAATTGGCAAGAAAGGTGCTCGGAACTGAAGAGAATCTGTTAAGGTCTATTAAGATTTGCCTTCAACCCTCCCACTGAGAATTAATTGGACGAAACTTTTATGGTTGCTGCATTAAGTTTGTTTCTGATTCCGTTTAAAGCCTTATTCAAACCCCTCAAATCTCTCAAACCTCACTGGTGGCTGACTACAGCCTTATGGATGGCCATGGCCGCTGCGGTTAGCGCTGCGGAGGTGGAGATGCGAGTAGCGATCGCCGAAGATACCAATGAGATTAAAATTGGTAGCTCGACAGCGGCAGTCGTGAAAGACTCCAACGGTCAAGTCATCGGCGAACTGAACGCCATGAATGGCTTTACCGCCGAATCAGATTATTATGGCGTAGCTTTAGCGCAATGGCGAGCCGGACAACTGTGGATCGAGCCGGAAAATGACGGGTTTGTCTGGATTGGCGATCGCTGGTATCGCGGCAGACTCCTGATTATGCCCACGGACGAAGGCATTACCGCCATTAACTATGTCGATATTGAAGATTATCTCTACAGCGTAGTGGGCGGCGAGATGATTCCCTCCTGGCCTCTGGAAGCCCTGAAAGCCCAAGCAGTATCTGCCCGCAGTTATGCCCTTTATCATCGGGAAAAAACCGCCGATAAAATCTACGATGTGGGCGACAATACCTTCTGGCAAATGTATCGCGGCGTTGAAGACGAATATGTCAGCACTCAAGAAGCAGTGAACGAAACAGCGGGACAAATCCTCGCCCATGACGGCAACGTTATTGAAGCGGTGTTCCATTCTTCCTCTGGCGGCCATACGGAAAATGTGGAAGATGTATGGCAAGAGCCTCGCCCTTACCTGCGCGCCGTTCCGGACTACGATCAAGAAGCACCGGTTTATCAGTGGACGGAAGTCTTTACTCTCGCCGATATTTCCGAGTTGACTGAAGGGGTGGGTAATGTGTTGTCTATCGTCCCCACAGAAACAACACCTCGCGGACGAGTTCGCTCTCTGAAAATTACTGGAGATCGAGGGGAAAAAAGCGTGAGTGGAGCCGCATTTAGACAAGCTCTGAGCTTGCGCAGTACTTTGTTTAGCATTCAACCTACGGGCAGCGCTGATAAAGGAACCGGTAGCAGTACGTTCCAAGTGGAGGGACGGGGATTCGGCCACGGGTTGGGCATGAGCCAATATGGAGCCTATGCTATGGCAGCTCAAGGGGCAACCTATCAGGATATTCTTCGCCATTACTATACGGATACTTATCTCGCTCGCATTCGTATCGGACAGTAAGGACTCTAGAAACCGGGTTTCTCCGATCTCTCCTTCCGAGTATGCCAAAATGGTTAGGCCTACCTTAAAGATCGCAAACGCTAACTATGGCGACCAAACAGGAGTGCAGTCCGCTCCAACTTCTCAGGGATAGTCTGCAAACAACAATTAATACCAAATTGCCTTACGGCCGGGCGTTTCGGGTGCAATGTTTGCTCAAAGATGGCATGTTGATGGTTCTGGCGCAACATGAATCTCAGGTGAAACCAGATACAGCCGAAGTGTTTGCCTTGTTGGAGGAAAGTATTGGCGGCCACGATCCTCGGATTAGCGAGAAGGGACGGCTTTTTTTGCGAGTGGCAGGGGAAAAGCGGGCCTATTTATCCCATTCATTTGCGTTAGGCGATCGCCCCATTATCGAGCCAGTTGCCGAACCGGAACCGCTGCCGGGAACGACCAAATCGCGATCGCTTCCTTTTGCTGGGGCAATTATTGGAGCGATCTTTGTCGGGATCGTTGCAGGAGGGGCATATATGCTGACTCGTCCTTGCGCGATCGCTTCTTGTATTTCTCTGGAAACAGCACAACGCTCGCGTCAAGTGGCCGTGCAAACGGCCCAAACCACCGATCGCCCGCAACAGCTAATTGAAGCCCGCGAGCAGTTGCAAGAGGCGATCGCACAAGCGAAAGCAATACCCTTTTGGTCGCCTTATTTCGATCGCGCCCAGGCTTTTATCTACGCCAACCAACCTCAAGAAGAGAACCTGAGCAAGATTGTCCTGGCGTTTTCGCAAGCAACGGCAGCCTCGCAACTGAGTCTCGATCCTCCTCATCCTCTAGAAACTTGGCAAGAAGTCGAACAACTGTGGCAGCAAGCAGTGCAAAATTTAAAACAAGTGTCTACAGTGAAAACCGTTTATCCGTTGGTGAAGCCAAAGCTGAAAGAGTATCGAAACAATCTGGCAGCAATTGAACAGCGGTTGGCGATCGAACAAGAAGCAAACCAAGATTTAGACCGAGGAAAACGGGCGGCAGAGTTAGCGAAAACCCGTCAAGGTATTGCTGAATCAGTAGATAATTGGCAGCAAGTTCACGATACATGGGCCAGGGCAGTTAATGTGTTGAAGAGTATTCCGCAAGGGACTCAGGCCCGTGTAGAAGCTAATCAATTTCTCCAAGTGTATCAAACCCAATTTCAAGCGAGCCGCGAACGAGTTTTAAAAGAACAAATTGCCAGCGAAACTTACACTAAAGCTTTGACCTTAGCCGACAAAGCCAAAAGTTTAGAAAAAAGTAACGATCTCGCCTTAGCCGTAGGGCATTGGAGTCAAGCGGTTAATTATTTAAGACAAGTTCCCAGCGATAGTTTTTATTATAGTAAATCGTCGCCGTTGGTAGGCTCGTATCAGAGTTCGCTGCAAATGGCAGAAGCCAAGTTAACTCAGGCTAACCGACTGCAACAAGCTCGCAGCGATCTGAATCAAACTTGTGCTGGACTGCCGAGGATTTGCGAGTATACAGTCACCGATAAATTATTTAAAGTAACGTTGACTGCCGATTACGTGCAAACCGTGCGCGAAACTTTAATTCAAGCTAGAGGAAACGGCGATTTGAAGACATTTACTTCCGTTGACCAGCACGTGCAAAGCGTTCAAAATGCCCTCGAAAGTATTAGTCAAACCGCAAAAATTCCTTTGGAGTTATACGATCCGGATGGAAAAATAATGGGCACTTATGTACCATAAATAGTCGGTATAGCCTTTTTCTATTACCCATTGCCCGAGATTTTAGCTAACCTGGGAAGAGCACAATTATTTCATGCTATGGCCTTTCGACTCAACCCGCCGATCTGTAGTTGGCAACAAAGACTGGCGATCGCCATCTCTCTTCTCGGAGTTACCGGAAGTAGCTGGCTCCTCCCCACACCACCAGTACAAGCTGCCGAACGAGTCTACGTTTCTTTTTCTCTGCTGGAACGCTCTATCCCCGTCCGGGACTTAACTGAGTTTGTGGAAGCAGGTACGATTAGCGCGAAACTGGGAGCATATACCCGCTACCTGAATGAGGATCGAATCGAGCGATTCCGTCAGGCATTGCAACAACCGATTGAGATTGACGCTTTGGGAGTTGCTCAGTTTCTCTATTCTCCACAAGGGGAAGCATTGCTCGATCGCTTGGGACAAGTGGTGAAAACGGGAAGGCGGCAAGATGGATTTTATGCCATCCGCTCGTCCCTAATTTTAGCGGCAGCAGAACCAGAAGGGTTGACCCTGTTGGGGATTTTACGCAAGTTTCCCACCCAAGGATTGCGCGTCGATCTCGATGCGGCTCTGGGGATTGCCTTCGAGTTGCAAGCCTTATTGCGCCAAACTAACGAAGCCAACCAAGTTATCGTGCAACAGGCAGAACGTGCTGTGGCTTCATCATCATCGGAAATCGTGCAAGTTCCGGCAGGGATTCAATGGAACTCTGTATTTCCCTTTGCCGTACCTACGGGAGAGATTCCAGTTTCCGAGTTACCGAGTCTCGAAAATCCCGGTTCTTTTCCCTGGGACAAGGAAAGTTTTACTCTCGAAGATCGCGATCGCAATCGCCGATTTCCTGCCGATCTCTATGTTCCTAAACGAGACGATGGCCCCGCTCCGGTGGTGGTTATCTCCCATGGATTAGGCTCGAATCGGAGTAGTTTTGTCTATTTAGCGACTCATTTAGCTTCCCAAGGGTTTGCGGTGGTGGTTCCGGAACATCTGGAAAGTAGCGATCGCCAACGAGAAGCCATGCTACAAGGCAAGGCGAATGAAGTGGCAGAACCGAGGGAGTTCATCAATCGTCCTTTAGATATTACGTTTGTCCTCGACGAACTCAATCGCAGAAATCAGCCGGGTGGCTCCTTGGCCGGACGTTTGAATCTAGAGCGCGTTGGCGCAATCGGGCAGTCGTTTGGAGGCTATACTGTACTCGCTTTAGCTGGCGCACCGATTAATTTTGCCCGTCTCGAAGCCGATTGCCAACCCAATCGTCGTTCTTGGAATGTTTCCTTACTCTTGCAATGTCGTGCCTTAGAATTGAGCGATCGCTCGGTAAATTTACAGGATAAACGCATTCAAGCGGCGATCGCCATTAATCCGATTACCAGTCGCGTTCTCGGAGAAGAAAGCCTCGAAAAAATTGAAGTTCCTGTTGCTATTGTTGCCGGCAGTCACGATACAGTGGCTCCCTCATTTCCGGAGCAAATTTTGCCCTTTACCTGGCTGACGAATGCTCCAGAAAAGTATTTCCTATTGCAACAAGGAGGGAGCCATTTTTCTACGCTGCAAGCTGGGGAAGACGATCTCGAACTGCCCAAATTGGCGATCGGCGAAGACCCAGAACTGGCGCAACGCTATACCCTGAGCCTCAGCTTAGCGTTTTTCCAAACCTATGTGGCTCAAAATCCAGAGTATCGCCCTTATCTGAGTCCGGCTTATATCGATTCAATTAGTGAAGAATCAATGCCCTTAAGCGGAATTGTGGAACTCAATATCGATCGCCTGCCGGAACTTGCTCCGGGATTTTAGCGGCGATCGTTACAGCGCTTTCTGTTTCGCGAACATGAATCCGCTAGGGAATAGATTTGGGTTATCCTTGCAGCTTGGAAATTAATTCTGCTTTGACGGTTTCCGCCCGTTCGTTATCAACTTGACAGGTTCCAGCATTAGCATGGCCGCCACCACCATACTGCAACATTAACTCGCCAATATTAAAATCGGACGCTCGATTTACAATGGATTTACCAACAGCAAACACGGTATTTTGCTTCTTCAATCCCCAAACCACATGCATGGAAATCTGGCACTCTGGATATTGGGCGTAGATCGTAAATCGGTTGCCCGCATAAATAGTTTCTTCCTCGCGCAAATCGAGCACCACTAAGGAACCATATTGCCTGGTGCAGCGTTCCAACTGAGCTTTGAATTGAACTTGTTGTTCTTGATAGAGGCTCGTTCGCTCTTGCACGTCGGGTAATGCCAAAATCTCACCAATTGTGTGGGATTTACAATAATCAATTAATTCCATCATTAATTGATAATTCGAGATTCTGAACTGCCGAAATCGACCCAATCCAGTGCGCGCATCCATGATAAAATTGAGCAATACCCAATCTTGCGGATTGAGAATATCATCTGTAGAAAATTGGGCTGAATCGGCGCGATCGACAGCCGTCATCATCGCTTCCGAAATTTCGGGAAACTTATCTTTGCCTCCATAATAGTTATAGACAACTCGAGCGGCTGAAGGCGCATCAGCATCGATAATATAGTTATCCGGTTTCGATTTAATACGCAGGGTTTCGCTCAGATGGTGATCGAAAACTAAATGAGCGCTGGGAACGTAGGGTAAATTGGTGGTAATATCGCGATCGCTAATTTCAATTTTACCATCTTGCATATCTTTCGGATGGACAAACTT
This sequence is a window from Roseofilum casamattae BLCC-M143. Protein-coding genes within it:
- a CDS encoding exopolyphosphatase, producing MVDAKYRLVTRSDFDGLVCGVLLKELDLIDDIKFVHPKDMQDGKIEISDRDITTNLPYVPSAHLVFDHHLSETLRIKSKPDNYIIDADAPSAARVVYNYYGGKDKFPEISEAMMTAVDRADSAQFSTDDILNPQDWVLLNFIMDARTGLGRFRQFRISNYQLMMELIDYCKSHTIGEILALPDVQERTSLYQEQQVQFKAQLERCTRQYGSLVVLDLREEETIYAGNRFTIYAQYPECQISMHVVWGLKKQNTVFAVGKSIVNRASDFNIGELMLQYGGGGHANAGTCQVDNERAETVKAELISKLQG
- a CDS encoding SpoIID/LytB domain-containing protein; the protein is MVAALSLFLIPFKALFKPLKSLKPHWWLTTALWMAMAAAVSAAEVEMRVAIAEDTNEIKIGSSTAAVVKDSNGQVIGELNAMNGFTAESDYYGVALAQWRAGQLWIEPENDGFVWIGDRWYRGRLLIMPTDEGITAINYVDIEDYLYSVVGGEMIPSWPLEALKAQAVSARSYALYHREKTADKIYDVGDNTFWQMYRGVEDEYVSTQEAVNETAGQILAHDGNVIEAVFHSSSGGHTENVEDVWQEPRPYLRAVPDYDQEAPVYQWTEVFTLADISELTEGVGNVLSIVPTETTPRGRVRSLKITGDRGEKSVSGAAFRQALSLRSTLFSIQPTGSADKGTGSSTFQVEGRGFGHGLGMSQYGAYAMAAQGATYQDILRHYYTDTYLARIRIGQ
- a CDS encoding alpha/beta hydrolase, giving the protein MAFRLNPPICSWQQRLAIAISLLGVTGSSWLLPTPPVQAAERVYVSFSLLERSIPVRDLTEFVEAGTISAKLGAYTRYLNEDRIERFRQALQQPIEIDALGVAQFLYSPQGEALLDRLGQVVKTGRRQDGFYAIRSSLILAAAEPEGLTLLGILRKFPTQGLRVDLDAALGIAFELQALLRQTNEANQVIVQQAERAVASSSSEIVQVPAGIQWNSVFPFAVPTGEIPVSELPSLENPGSFPWDKESFTLEDRDRNRRFPADLYVPKRDDGPAPVVVISHGLGSNRSSFVYLATHLASQGFAVVVPEHLESSDRQREAMLQGKANEVAEPREFINRPLDITFVLDELNRRNQPGGSLAGRLNLERVGAIGQSFGGYTVLALAGAPINFARLEADCQPNRRSWNVSLLLQCRALELSDRSVNLQDKRIQAAIAINPITSRVLGEESLEKIEVPVAIVAGSHDTVAPSFPEQILPFTWLTNAPEKYFLLQQGGSHFSTLQAGEDDLELPKLAIGEDPELAQRYTLSLSLAFFQTYVAQNPEYRPYLSPAYIDSISEESMPLSGIVELNIDRLPELAPGF
- the lysS gene encoding lysine--tRNA ligase translates to MFWADKIAKDAQGEQVVNDSKTPSGRVHVGSVRGVVIHDVIYRALQHGKKPVKFLYGVDDYDALDTVPHYLDRDKFSPYLGQPLCTVPAPEDTASDYAKYFMGEFLEVFDYLGVRPKVYYLRDLYRTGQLNPYIDTFLNNAQTIREVYEQVSKAKRPDNWYPFQVICENCGKIATTSVTDYDGDRVFYTCKPDATDWVEGCGHSGWVSPFDGNGKLPWKVEWVAKWDVLGVTIELAGKDHSQKGGSRDVANAIYRRVLKKKPPFHSPYEFILVNGTKMSSSKGVGSSAKDMAELLPPELLRFLMLRTPPKTVINFAPNYETTTRLFRDYDSSISKYEAWKKAEENTEPTKELMALLYSQIESEVNSYQPFELSTLISLLQIPGLEIEAEIEKRMPALSDRDRQIIQERIAVARKWLSDYADEEEKLVIYWDEIPEGARKLSAEQKTYLQKLSENLATLETWDAQALQTLIFSTTKELSIPPNVAFPAIYQCLLGKERGPKAGGLLSYLEKSFVCDRLNAVVALS
- a CDS encoding response regulator transcription factor, with the protein product MKILLVEDDRRIAEALAEALSDRHYTVDIADDGELGWSFIESTPYNLILLDVMLPKLNGIEFCHRLRQQGYTIPVLMLTARDTSSDKVMGLDVGADDYVVKPFDLPELMARVRALLRRNSDILPPTLEWAGLQLDPNTCKVEYTGKTLQLTPKEYSLLELFLRSNGRCLSRTAILDQVWCFEEQPGEETVKVHLRSLRQKLKAAGAPANYIETVYGLGYRLNQSL